The DNA window GAAACACATCACCAACACTCGCTCCTTTGGCCTGAAGGTATCAAAGTGTCAATCAGGAATGTAATACAAAATGTAACCTTTTTTTACTAACACTACTCAGCCACTCGCTCTTTTACTGcccatttctttattttctatcaTGGGAGCTCTAGCTATTTCTTAAAATGCCTAATTCATATTTTGTGATTCAGTTAAGTTCTGACCTTTCTAGCACTATTTCAAAAGGTTCGCTCTTTACTACTCCATCGAACAATAAGAAACATACCTTAAAGCCTCCAGCAGTTCCTGCATTGATGATCAGGTCTGGCTGCAAAGCTTGGATAGAAGCATAGGTCACAAGAGAAGCCGAAATTGTGCCTATACTATCAACCCCTGAAAAAGTGAAGTTTGAGAAATCACCAAACAGGGAAGAAATGAAGTACATTTTCTTGGTATATCAACTGAATTTTTTAAGTCTTTACAAAAGGAATATGATACATATTCCAAACCCATGTCTGTATCATGTGTGCGGAATGCAAACACTTCGAACATTTTGCATATCCATGTTACcatgtatcatgtatgttaGGCTTAAACTGATATCAgtgaaatcaaaatcaagacAACCATGAACTCCAAATCCCAaccaaccccaaaaaaaaaaaaaaaaaagagagaaaacaaaaaaggaattatcaaaaataaagtATTCTTTCTAAGGGGGAAAAAAGCGTTAAATGAAAGTGTGATATATGTTACTTAATTGAAGTGTCATTCTATTATGATTAAAAAAGTAACAGGTATTATATTCAACATAAAGTTAACAGTCTAGCGCTTCGCATTGTTTGCACTTCTTGGCTCTCATTGAAGTAACTAAGGGAGTTCTTGAGTTATAATTTTGATCAATTAAAAAAGTAGCAGTACCAAATACTTACCCAAAGTCAAATCTTTCCCCGGCCAAATGATATTAATATTAAGGCCTTTGTAGATACCATGATATCGGACCCAAGGGACTCCTTTGGGAAACCTGTAGCCATGAAGCACAAGACAGCATGAGCAAAAGGAAGGGACTCAGTCAGACACAAAAActcacaaaatacaataccaaaataccCATAACAGTGATATGCCCTAAATCTAATCCACTAAATGTAAACAGTAAATACAAAGCAAATTAGAAAATTCATCATGCAAACTCTTGAAAAGTCTGCTTGTTTctagaaaatttgatttcacatttGTGTAAATTAGTATCTCCCAACTATACACACATGGTTGATGAGTCACTCAACCATACAAAGTTAAAGACTTCCCTATAGAAGAAACAAGGAGGAAAGAGAAATGCACCATAGAGAGCTACCCTACAAACCGATAAAACGGATTCAGTTAACGCaagatgggaaaaaaaaaacaaagaaaccaaACCTAAAAGAAAAGATTATTACCTATGTTGATCAAAACACTCCCAAATAGTTTTGTGGATACAAAGAACAACCAACAAGATCCATTAAGCAATCATAAACCCATAAACCAATCAAGCAAACATAAACCCTTAATGCAATTAAACAAATATAAACCCTTAACACTGAATATGTACAAATACAgaggaaatttaaaattttcgaaAAACGAAACTCACACCGAGTCGGGGTCCTCCTTAAGCTGGAACTTGTTCACCAGAGGCAGCGCTTCTGTCTGCATAGCTATTACTCCCCCGACACCACAACCAAAATGGATCAACAAAACACGCACAAATATAAACACATAAACTATACCAAAACACAAGGAGCATATTTATATGGATAGACAATAATATATTCGAGAAAAACAGAGAGGTGAGTAccgatgatgatgacgatggtGGAGATGGGGCGCTTCGCAGCATCGGCAACAGTGGCTTCCCCTGCAGCGTCTGATCCGTTGCCCAGAGGAGCCATTTGGCCGTCTATGTGATAGGAATCGCCGGTAGAGAACAAAGATCAGATTTTTCTTACAATATCTGAGTGAGAACAGCCAGTAGTGGTACTGAACTTCTCTTTAGAGTTGGTCCGGCCCGAAATTATATCTAACCTGTGCTCTATTTTTGAGACGGGCCCGGTCCGAGCCTCCATCAATAAcaccatatatattatatatatataaaggaatCATCTTATGTGGACATCCACAAATTAACATAATTTGCGCACTTATATCTCAGCCATTAAATCTATTGAACGGCTTAGattgaaattttcttttaaacaaTGGTTCAACCTGTTTTTAGGACAAACCCAAGAGATCGTCTTCTACCTCTCGCATACCACAGCCGCTTCAATCTCCCAATATTGATTTTGCCTCAGCACCTTCATCTCCGACCTTCCAACAATCCTTCTCGCTCGTGTTGGCTTTTTCCGGTGTTCGCTTTTCTGCTGCTCTCCTCATAAACTCCAACAGCGAAGATTAAGTAGCATGGGCATTGAGTCGCGATGCACACATCGTATTCCTCCAACAGCGATAAAGATCACCTTCACCTCTTATTTTAGAACTTTGGGTTTGGGGTCGCGAATCACGACCTTGCTGCATTGCCGTTGGAGGAATACAATGTGGATTTTGGCTACAAATCTcagtcgatttttttttttttttttacatatagaACAATTCTTGTTTAGGGTCTTTTTTGGATTATGGGTGACAATTCTTCTTTAGTATCTTGTTTCGATTATGAGTAACAATTATTGTTTAGGATCTTGTTTCAATTTGATGGTGCAAAATTCTTGTTCTGTCCATTCCATTCAGTCTTTTCTTTGTATTGAACAATTCTGGATGCAAAATTAGTTCGATTTGGTGGTGCAAAATAGTTGTGTAAACCAAATAAGTTGCTGGTGCTGCTTCTTTGATGCAGATGTGAAAATTGTTGCTTCTTTTTTGATGCAGATGTGAAATCGGGAGGCAGAAGTATGTGAGTTGGGCTAGGACACCAAAACGGGTTGAAGTGTTGCAACCCAAATCTTTTTAATTTAAGCCGTTCAATAGATTCAATGACTGAGATAGAAGTACGTAAGTTATGTTAATTTGTGGgtatccgcataagagaatCCTTCCATAtacataatatgtatatatcacGACTGCATGTTTATTAtatattgtttatatatatagacaatgcagttaatatataatatataatacatatataaatattaaataatcaaAGTCCGACTGGGCCTGACCCAAAGGTCCTGCCTGAGACCCGGCCCAACGGCCCAGCCTTAGGGCCTCGGGCCGGGCTTGGGCCTCATTTTAAAGGTCAAGCCCGGCCTGAAGCCCGATGTCGACCCCTACTTCCCTTCATTCATTCTGTTTGTAGTTAATTGTGATAGTGTGCCCAATATGGTAAACCCATAAAAGGAATTATTTGTATTACTGCTTTTACAAGCTTTGTGTCTGATGATCTTATATGGGCCAAAACCAAACACGAGAGTATAAAGATATTGCTCTCAATTGAAAATTCATATGATCTAATTTTAGAGAGATTCACGATTAAGGTATTATCTTAAGAGGTAGAAAGTCGAGAGAGGCtcgaatttttgttttgaaagggTAGAGAAAAGCTAGAAATAAAAGCAATtagacttcttttttttaaattgatagtactttatgtttctttttccttcaagGTGCTTAGGTGCGCAGACCCACAAACTTAAAGTTTACGGATTGCAAATCTCAACCGTTTGATCACACCAACAACTGAGattgaaattattttaaaaaataaaaagaaaattatagacGGAAGTTTAGGGTTCCTCCTCCTCGCTTCTTCCTCACACACCTGCTTCTTCTTGTCGATCGCTTTGACCTTTTGGAGCCTTACCAAATCTGTGAAAGGGTAATTCAGATATGCTTCGTGAACTTCTTAATTTTCACTGTTTCAATTTGCATAATTATCATATCTGAAACTTGTGGAGGATCTGATTTGGGTTTGATCTACTTCAGCTTGACCGAACTTGTCTACCTACGATTTCAATACTTTCAAGTTTGGGTTTGATTTAGTATATCGCCTGgccaataatattaaaaaatatatatatatgattcagtGATTAATTTGGAGTATTTCATTTGACAGTTTACTAGGTTATGGTGAAGGTCTGGAAGTGGTTAATCCAGATGGAGGCGCGGAAGATGCCGAAGAGGAAGCAAAGAGAGGAAGATGGAAACAGGAGGTTCCCTACTTACCCATGTTCTGCTTAGCTTTGAAACTATGTATCTGCCGTGCGAGGAAGAAGCGACGAGGAGGAAGAACTTTCACCCATATTTTTGgattttatctttttatttgcACAGTTAATCCAACGGCTAGTGTACGAAGCCCGTATGAATTGTGAGTTACGGGTCTGTGCATATGAGATCTGCTACCTTTTCCTATATATATGATCCTCTCTCTTCTGCCCCAAATGTAAGACGACCGAATAACAAAACCAATGTCAGATTAAATTGGGGTGAGCTTTATTTACACcctattaatttataaatacacCACAATTTTGATCGATTTATCTTGGACCatctattttttaaatattggaTTATCACACCCCACCCCAAACCAAACCTTAACGATATGAGACTTACGGCATCCAATTCTAGATCTAAACCTCTCCGGCTTCCTTTGCCTGAGGAAACTCGTGTGGATTCCGTTAGAAATAACAAATTGATGACTACAACTTTTCTTTTAGGGACAATGGTGAGTGACATTCACTAATCACCattcttttcatcttttttcttttttttttccctttccacGATTGTAAAAATCAACTATGAGATTGATATATTGAGAGTTTTGAATGGTGTTTACCTTTGAAAATTGGATCActttaaaatctcaaaaaagtCCCTATTTTCCTAGTTCTGGGAAGTCATTAGAAAAGATTGTATTAAGgaggaaattaaggaggatgttaaggaggatatcaaggagcatATCAAGGagcatgttaaggaggatatcaaggaggatatcaaggagaatatattattgattccattaccttaaatgcatgcataaattaggcaatgtttctagttgtttgccattgtttaggcttgacttagtgctttcttctcctatatatatcactaacaaAGATGTAAATGAAcacacaattttctcaacaccatacacaattctttttctctgttttctttacatggtatcgaagcttaGGCTTTCACCCTTACTGTAAAACAACATCAACTGCAAATCATTATTTCACCTTGCCTCCACACTCATGGCAAAGACCGACAACAATGACCCAGAAAAATCTGAGATAACCAAGATGCAAAACCATAGGCACGATGATCCAAGTGATCCTCTCTATCTTCACCACTCGGACCAACCTGGTCTTATCCTGGTGACCCAATCGCTGAATCAAGATAACTATCCTCTTTGGAGTCATGCCATGCTCATGGCCCTTATTGCCAAAAACAAAGACGGTTTCATCGATGGAACCGTGACCAAACCTGTCACAGGATCCACGGCAGAGGTAAAGCAATGGACTCGTTGTGATcttcttgtcaaaggatggatcctcaaCACAGTAACTCCTGCAATCGGACAAAGCGTCATGTACAATGATAGTGCTCTTGCCGTCTGGAATGAACTAAAGGAACTACTCTCTACCACCAACAGTGTGTACCTTTTTCACATTGAGCAGGAAATCCATGATTGCTTGCAAGGCAACATGACCATTGGTGAATACTACACCAAGCTCAAAAGTCTCTGGGACAAACGAGATGCACTTTGTCCTCTACCACCTTGTAGTGGGGATATTGCCAAGACTCTACATCAATACCAACAGACACAACGTACCATCAAGTTCCTTATGGGACTCAATGAGGTTTATGCAGCAGCACGTGGTCAAATTCTTCTCATGGATCCACTACCTCCTGCTAACAAAGTGTTCTCTCTTGTCAATCAAGACGAAAAACAACGAGTCATCTCCTCACAAGGTCTAGGTAAAGCACCAGAGGCAGCAGCTTTCACCGCTAGAGAAAGGTTCAATCATACAGGGAAAGCTCCTTTGTCCCACCTCTCCACTATCCGTTGCCATCGTTGCCACCTTACTGGTCACTCCACTGAAAATTGTCGGGCACACTTAAAATGTGACTATTGCGGACACAAAGGTCACACAATCGACATTTGCCGCAAGCTTAAGAGGGCCAACTCTCACGGTGATAAGAGTAATCATTTGAACACAAACTCTCATTCTCGTTCAAAGGCTTATCATGTAAGTTTTCAACCAGACAATACTGACAGCACACCACCTTCCTACAACCTCACGGCAGATCAATATCATGATCTCCTTGCTCTTATTGATCAAAACAAAGTAGGAAACATGGCTAGTCAAGTGAATGCGGCAACTACAATGAGCAACGTTTCAGGTAACACAGTTTGTGCAAACTCTCTTATTCCACATAAGGAATGGATTTTTGATACAGGTGCTACAGATCACATGGTCTGCTCATCCACTCTTATGACCACCAAGACACCAATTCATAATCGTCATGTATACCTGCCCAATCATGCCATTGCTCCCATAACACATATAGGCACCATACGGTTTTCTGATAATCTTGTGCTCTATAATGTTTTATGTGTTCCATCATTCCGATTAAACTTAATTTCAGTAGCCAAATTAGCCAAAACATCCCTATGTTCTGCAATTTTTACTGATGTGTCTTGCATTGTTCAGGACCAACGATCGGGGGagatgattgggatgggaaCTGAGCGCAATGGACTTTATTACTTGGACGTTGCGAGGATATCTGAGTGTCATTCCGCCTCAACAATTACACCTTCCAACTCATCCCATttatggcatcaacgtttaggtcATTTATCTAACAAAAGCCTACGGGCCATATCTTTGTCTaccaaaaatattcatttttgttcAGTTGATGATTGTGCCATTTGTCCTCTTGCCAAACAAACTCGTAACTCTTTTCCATTGAGTTCTATTACTACGAAAgttccatttgaattaattcatgttgACATTTGGGGAGGATACCATATCCAATCACTCAATGGGGCAAAATACTTTCTtacaattgttgatgatttttctcgttgTACTTGGATTTATCTATTACATAGCAAATCCGATGCACGtggatctcttctttccttcataAACTATGTTGAAACACAGTTTTCTACTCGCGTCAAAGTCATTAGGAGTGACAATGGCCCTGAATTCTCCATGCATAATTTCTACTCTGAAAAAGGGATTATGCATCAAACCATTTGTGTTTCCACCCCACAACAGAATGGAGTAGCCGAACGCAAGCACCGTCACCTTCTAAATGTTGCCCGCTCCTTACTTTTTCAAGCCAACcttcctaaatttttttggggagaTTCCATCCTTACCGCTGCTTATCTCATCAATCGTACTCCCACTCCTGTTCTTAAAGGTAAAACTCCATACGAAATTCTCTTTCACAAAACACCTTCTTATACACATTTAcgtgtgtttggttgtttgtgttttgccTCCACCCACCATACTCGTCCTACTAAATTTGATGCCCGTTCTATCCGTTGCCTATTCCTTGGATACCCATATGGTACCAAGGGATACCGCGTTTACAATCTCGAAACTGGTCAAATATTCATCTCTCGGGACGTTGTTTTTCATGAACAATTATTTCCCTACACTACTTCCGCTGCCACTCTTTCCCCTCCCCCCAATTCCACGTTGTTTCCCACTCCAATGGTCTCTATTGACCCATTACCGACACCTGCACCGAGTGCCATGCCCATTCCTTCAGACACACCTAACATTCCACCAAACACATCATTCCATAGTGACACCACTACCACACTTGACCCCATTATGTCTCCGCCACACCCTAATCCCACCTCCACACCCGCACCTCGGCTACGCCGCACAACCCATGCTCCCAGTTATCTTCAACACTACCATGTGGAGGTTTCATTGCCCACTCGGGATCCACCGTCATCGCCTCCATCATTGGCTGGACATACAGGTACTTCTCACCCTTTATCTCATGTTATATCCTATGATAACTTGTCTCCTTCCCACAGGGCCTTTGCCACATCCATCTCAGCCATCAAAACACCCACCACCTTTTCCCAAGCTGTCAAGGACCCCCAATGGCGCCACGCTATGGACCAAGAGCTTCAGGCTCTCCAAGAAAATGGTACGTGGTCCCTCCAACCACTGCCACCGCACAAGAAACCTGTTGgctgcaaatgggtttacaaaatcaaattcaattctGATGGCACGGTTGAACGTTATAAGGCACGGTTGGTTGCCAAAGGTTACAGTCAGattgaaggttttgattacAGGGAAACTTTTGCCCCAGTTGCCAAGCTTGTTACCGTCCGTCTCCTTCTTGCCGTGGCTGCCACCCAACATTGGCATCTTCGTCAGCTTGACGTCAATAACGCGTTTCTCCATGGCGATCTTGAGGAAGAAGTATATATGTCCCTACCTCAGGGTTTCGGACGAAAGGGGGAGACTCGTGTATGCAAGTTGCACAAATCTCTGTACGGGCTCAAACAAGCCTCTCGCCAATGGTTCATAAAATTGTCTACAGCACTCAAACTTGCTGGTTTTCATCAATCTAAGTCGGACTATTCACTCTTCATCCGAACCCGAGGTAGCATCTTCACTGCActtcttgtttatgttgatgatgtcatcCTCACAGGGAATAGTCTGCAAGACATTGAGGAAGTTACAAATGGTCTCATGAGACAATTTAAGTTGAAGGATCTCGGTGAGTTGAAATATTTCTTGGGTATAGAGATTGCACGTTCTAGCAAGGGGATTGCTATTTCACAACGTAAATATGCCCTTGAAATACTGGAGGATACAGGCTACCTTGCTGCTAGGTCAGTCAacactcctatggaacaaaatttatcCCTCAACAAGACTGATGGAGAGTGCATCAGTGATCCTTTTTCTTATCGAAGACTTGTTGGAAGGTTGATATGCTGTCCATATTCTTAGCCAATACATGGATAAGCCCCGTACTCCACATCTGGAAGCAGCTTACCGAGTATTGCGGTACATCAAGCAAGCCCCCGGACAAGGTATTTTATTCTCTGCCACTAGTCCGATACAGCTGAATGCTTTTTGCGATGCGGATTGGGCTAGATGTCGAGACACACGTCGTTCCACCACAGGATATTGCATGTTCCTCGGACAATCACTGATCTCTTGGaaaactaagaaacaaaacacaGTGTCCCGCTCAAGCGCGGAAGCAGAGTATCGTTCCATGGCTTCGGCATGTTGTGAAATAACTTGGTTAAAGTACATTCTATGTGATCTTGGAATCAAGCATCCACAACCAGCTAGGttgtattg is part of the Tripterygium wilfordii isolate XIE 37 chromosome 7, ASM1340144v1, whole genome shotgun sequence genome and encodes:
- the LOC120002526 gene encoding uncharacterized protein LOC120002526, whose amino-acid sequence is MTEIERDSRLSLRIANLNRLITPTTEIEIILKNKKKIIDGSLGFLLLASSSHTCFFLSIALTFWSLTKSVKGLLGYGEGLEVVNPDGGAEDAEEEAKRGRWKQEVPYLPMFCLALKLCICRARKKRRGGRTFTHIFGFYLFICTVNPTASVRSPYEL